The Drosophila sechellia strain sech25 chromosome 2L, ASM438219v1, whole genome shotgun sequence region AGACCAacctatcgaactaagtgaactcagaccgacctatcgaactaagtgaactcagaccgacctatcgaactaagtgaactcagaccgacctatcaaactaagtgaactcagaccgacctatcgaactaagtgaacaACGAACGAACGATCAGGGTAAGAGATCAAAATGAACGacgtgaactaagtgaactatattgaactaagtgaactaaaTTGAACTATCGAACTATATTGAACTATAAAGGCAGACCTAGTTCGTTCGTTCAGTTTGGTGAATAGTTCAATTTAGTTCGTTCGTTCACGAACGACACAACACTAGTACAGAAAGAGCTTAAATACTCGGTTGCAACAGCTTAAAAGCCAAAAAGAACTACTGAGAAAGGATATTTAAGGATAACTTCAGCTGCCACTGCAAATCTGTCAGACGCCCTTTTCCACCGCTCTATCCACGTTGTTGCCCATTGTACAGTGTTACACCCTTTTATTGTCCGATTCAGATTATCCGCTTTTCTCGGAACCGGCCGCTTACTTGTTTATCGTACTGTCAATTACTTTTAAGGTTCGGATCTTAACGGCGAGAACGCAACTGCTTTCCAATTAAGAGTAACGCATTGCGGGTAAGTAAAAATAAAGTGAAACGATAGCAAAGGATGGGAGGATGGGAACCCCATTTTCTGGCCTGGTCAAACTGGTGGTGGGGATGCATACACATGTCGTTGGGAGCTTCTCGGGAGACTGCCCCTGCCATCCAGTCAGCGCTTATGCAAATGGATTTTCAGCCAAGAGCGAAGGTCACTGCGTCCTTTGCGGTTTTCGAATGCATGCCTGGTTGGCATCTCACGCCGCTCCGGTGATCCGCTTCCAGAAACTCATTAACGGCAGTGTTGCCTTTTAAGTCGGCTCCTGGCTCCCGGCTCCTGGCCCTCGACTCCTTGGCCCTTGATGGCCGGGCCAAAGTCACAATAATTAAGTGAAGACGTTTGCGACTGGGATTAAAGTAATGGAACGTTTTTTACTGCCGAAAAGGGTCCTTGTGCATTTACTTAATCCGCTCAGGTCCCTAGTAGTAACTCCAACTGAACGCCAGTTGTGTGTAGAGTATCTTTGCTTCGGTGCTCGAGGGTGCCATTGAATCGCATTTTCTTGCTGCCTTTTTCACATTTAAGAATTTTACGgcattatatgtatgtacccATGTTAGTTTGCAGCGGGAAAAAAGCTTTGAGTGGATGGGAAAGCCGCTTAAACGCAACTCGAgactttttaataatttacgTCGACTGAGGCGCGAATCAAAGAGCATTTGGAGTGGCCCCTCCGTTGCCAAGGGGCAGGTGTACACAAATAGagatacaaaataaaaaaagataGCATTAGACGGTGGGAGAGTGTTTCCCATTAAAGTTTATGCAAATCCCTTAAATGTCGAATGGACGTTAAGCAATCCGATGGATAAGGATTACTAGGCCGACGTCTGCGTCTTAATGATCCGGTAGTTGCCTTTTTTCTCCCATTTCTCGCCACTTCTCTTCCGGTAGCCATCCACCGACCACCTGCCGCCACCCAGCTCCGAGAGCATCAGGAATCCGCCAATTTTGCAGAACAGCAGGGAAAAGTATTGTATAGATAGAAGCGTATCGTTCCAGCCCCACAACATGCTCCAATGATTGCTGAACACATCGTGGTATAGCAGGGCAACCACCGTCAAATAGGCAAACAGTTTGCAATGGAAGCCAAGCCAAATGAAAACCAAAAGGCCAAATGACACGATGCTGAAAAGGGTCtggaaaattatgaaaaattaattaaccatTTGTAATAGGTAATGGTGCAACTTACCTCCAAGCCCTCGTCTATCCAAATGATGTACAAGCTGGACAGGCAGAGCCTTCCTCcgagcaataaaatattatacttTGTCTGGAACCAGTCCATCTGATCCCTCAGATTGATTTTGACagccatcagcagcagcagggagCCCACATCCAGGCTGTCGTTGAAGAGGAAGTAGAAGAACATGGTCCATATCGAGAAGAACAGCCGGTGGACAACTCTTCCGATGAGCAGCAGGGTCACTCCGCTCGCCTCCTTTCGCGTGCAGAGAATGAGAAAGATGGCGCCAATGGTCAGCAGGACATCAAAGCATGTGTAGAAGTGCCCGAAGCACTCGGTCACGTCCATCACAATCGCTCTTTCCCTGCCCACAAGTGGTGTGTGGACCACTGAATAGAAGACCTCCATAAAGTAGTAcgacatcaccaagaacggcATATACTTCAGAACAATGGACCTGATCTCGCGCCTAAGAGTATTGATTGTTTTCGATACCATGTTGAATTCgtttttagattttaatttgaaaGTATCACCCCTCTCGAACataaatgaattttttatgCACAGCAAACTTTGTTATTTGATTTAGTTGCCTAGATATTGATGTTTGGCAAACATGCCTAGTTATtcttatcaaaaatatataaacttcATATCATTATTCTACCTGTTTCATTCTTTTCCAAGAATCTAGCATACCCTTCTCAAAAGCTATAAAAACAATGAAACACAAACAGTGCTTTATGTagcaaatataatattatacttattattttgtataattaGTATAAGTAAAATTGTTTGAATAACTATCACAGCATAATCTCATCTGTCTTGTAAGCAATAATTCACTATCCTTTCTTGGACTGTCTAATCCTTTGCCGAACCTCCCCTTTTTAATTAGCTTGTCATTATTAGTAAGCCCCAAATATCTCGGAGGCGTAATATTCGCAGGTTTTGGCCCTTAGAGGAATCTTTTCGTGTGATGAGGGGCGTACATTCAATTTCGTGCCGCGCCTAATTGTCAGTAATTGTAGTCGATGCCATTGGCAGACCACAGGGTTATATTAGTTAATTAGCCGCCAGAAGGTAGAGTGTCCTTCCTTGAGAATCTGCCCAAGAAAATACTTATGCACGACTTGTGGCTATCAGACGACTTCCAGGAATTCAAACCTTCAAATATTGAAGACCTTAGTCAAGGGTACGGGGTGTGGAGCTCAAGATTATTTTCTCATCAAGTAAATAAGTAACAAACACACTTACATATGGTAGAAAGTTTAGAAAGTGTAGTTATAACTTCAAATCTGCCTAAGCCTAGTTCCCAATATAATAAGGTAGATTATAAGTATAGTTATATCGAAGCAAAATAAGCAGATTAGCTAACATTTTCATTGGTGCGAAGCAGGGAAATAAACGCTTCAATACCGAAGTCATAATCTGACTGCGAAAACCCAGACAATCTATAAAGTGTTTGAGTTCACTTCGCTCGCTGATAGACACCTCATCGCCACTTGTTTTCGCAGAGTAAGGGTGCGGCAAAGTGACTGGATTCCAGTTTGATGCCAATGACTGTCAACAACTTTCGACATTTTGCAATTTATCTGCTTACACAGCAGAAATTAATGCCACAAGTGGAAAACATTGTAGCTGGTTCAAGGTAATGAGCAGTTGAGTGGGTAAAATTGTAAGGGCAAAGAAGATGCTCCAAaagaagaaaatcaaaaaaccaATCCATGTTGATGACATCTAAGCGCTTTCCCATCCCTTTTCCTTTCGAATTTGGAAAATGTATTTGGCAGATATTACGCCAAGGTCCTTGGCAAAGACATAGGCACAATCTAATGGCATGGAATGTAAGTAAAACTTAGTCATCAAGAAAGAATAGTTCTAAAGTAAAACAATGGCAATGACATGTAAACAAGATCGTAACCCTTAAATTTGACCCAGAAATATTCATTATGGCCATTCTGACAACTTGTTTATACTGTAACCATATCTCGGAGCACTAATTACTACCAAGATGGCAGTGAAAATAATGACAATAGCATTGGCCTTGCCATGGTCATGGATTTGCCAGGAACTGTTCGCCACTATCCTTCGAAATAAATGAGCAGGATGGAAAACTTGGTAACCAGCCATTACAAGTTCCCATGCCTGGGGAAAGTTTATTAATTGAGCCTATTAGTTGCCTTCTTCTTGTTGCCAACAACGACGTGATGAACATTTCCCAAAGAAATTTGTAATAAGCCAGCGGCATCAGAATTTTATGGAATATTTGTATATACCTCATTTAAGATTGCAAATATATATTAGGGCGATGAGACGCTCCTAGATTACTAAAAAATTCACAAACTTTTAGCTggaataattttgaaataatataCTGCAGTTATGCTACaacgatttttatttattactagGAAAAATCAGTTTTCTTACTAAGAATATAAGTAAGCACTTCAAGCGAAATTATGATAtcattttttgaaaatcctAAGGTGCACAATCTTCGAATCACTcttttgcaatttttcacTTTGTATAGATATTCTGGAAAAGAGCATTTGAGATGCTCGTCTTGTGGTGTTTGCTTAAACATTTTGCTCGGCAATCAAATCAGCTATGGGACCTTGGGGCGTGAGGAGACTGAAGGATGGGGGCGGCCagaaagggggcgtggctgccgAAGGAAGCGACGAAGATACAGTTCGTTGATTTTGttacaaataatttaaatcTATGTCAACATTTGGAACGCATCGCGATAATAATTCATTTTTGCCTTTCGCCGCAGCTTCGTGACAGCTAATCACTAGAGAGAGACGGCGATAGACAGacagatagagagagagatatAGGGTGCGACTGACAGGCggaaaggcaaataaaaatggacAATGACAGCCATTTTGAAAAATGGCGTCATGGTTGCCCGATTTCCGCCGGCAAATTAATTTTCCCATTTGACGTCGTCGACTTTGTTTTGTGTGCTAATTTAACATCTCTTTTTCACTCGACGGTTAAATTAACAACAACACGAAACCAATAGGTCGCTCATTATGACTGGTCTAAAATGAGGGCTTTATCGCGAggcgcataaattaaataaaattcaccATCATGATTATCGATTGTGTGCACATGCGCGACGCCATCAATGgtaattgtttatttgtttttcgataaaatcattttaatttcattagtttCCGCTTTATTGTGTATTTTGCCATCCGAATTCCACATCAAGTTGTGCGCATACATTTGTCCGAGTTTCAAAAATATCGCTTTATCTGTGACAAATGTCAGACAAGCGATTTAACCTTAACTGTTCAATTGTCATGCATATTGTTatgaattcaattaataatgaaCATTATGCAGTTTTGTTGAGCCTTTCGGTAAACTGGCTTAAAAAAGTTATTCTGATTGGGCACGTTTTTATTAGTACCTGCAAATCTgattaaattatgaaaatattatatattgaaCGTAAAACATAATTggtgtaaaaaatatatattacatttttCAATTCCTCCAATTTAGGCGTCTATATTATCTTAGCAACCGTATATCAGCTCCAGACAAGTTTTTCGACGTCTGAAAGGACAATGGCCGACTTGAGCATCCTGTTTGGAAGTTATCGTGAAACCTTCGGGGTCTGTCCATAAAGCAAACAATGCAACCCAAGGAGACCCAAATGACGGCAAGAAAATCTATTATACTTGGGAGTGCATGCGCATATAAAAGGAGTACACTCTGGAAGTTTTAATGAATGGAAATAATGGCGCCGCAGGTGAATAATCCGACACCATGTTTGTTTCTTGGGATGCAGATATTTTTTTCATCCTTTGCAACCTGTCTGTTTTATATCCGAATTTGCATTGTGTCTTTTTGTTTTAAGACAATGGTTAAAATGTCCTCTGgcttttagtttttgtttccctCGATTGCTGTCAGCAAAATCAGTCACAGACGCGATTGCAACTGACAGCACAGCAGGAATAATATTCGtagaaaacatttcaattacaAAATTGAGCATTATCTCAAATTTAAAGTTGTATTTTTGTCAattcgagtggaaaatatCCCGTTTTTACCTCACTTATGgagtaaataaaaaatgggTCAATATGACGGCATTCTTTAAAAAATCCTCTTTAAGCACTAATTTCTATTCTTTAGAAATTTCTTAAAAAAGCGCTCAATGGTGATAACCCACTTACAGTAAATACGAATTCATAGCTGCAAAACAGGaagtatttttttcaatttcaccGCGAATCCTGGGCAGATGTCAAGAAGGATAATGAGCCTAGATTTGGGAATGAGGCAATGCCAGTGAGCTCGGAATTTGCCAGCGTGGAAAATCAGCTTAAGGCGTGCATgatatttgaatatatatgCATAATTTGTGCGTCCCCCTTTTTGGGGTTTTCAATGACTTTAAGATGGAAATTCCGCATCTGACTAAGTAGTAGAAAAGCCCATGGGATTTTCAAGACAAATTGAAAGGCATGACAATAAGACCTGTAAAAGTGTCACAGACTGAAGAAGGCTCTCCCATTTTATGATTGCAttgaattttcaataaaaaaattggGTACAGCTTATGGGGTATTATCATGATAAACACGCAATTGAATTTATAAAtgcttatattttatttacatacTTTTTACACAATTTACGAGTACTAGCAACATCTGCGGCCGTTAACCTTggcaaaatcaattaaatgcgCAATTTTGGATTGTCGTTAGTGTTATGAATATTCACGAACTCTGCGCCActgtattaatatttaaatagtttgAATATAAATGCCTCCCAAAGCTTCTGACGCCGAAACCTCCAGTCGCTAATGTATTTTGGCACGAGAGGATCCACGCGACACCAAACCGGAAAGTATCCAGCCGGAAAGAGTTTGCTAGAGggttgtacatatgtatgtagatgcGCCTGGTCCTCGtctaaattaacaaataaattattcagTGCCAACACTTGTGTGGGCAATGTTTGGACTACAGCGATGTGAATTAGGTGCGAATGACCAGGCGGGGATTACCCTAAATGCGAAACGGTGTAATTTGCTAAAAAGCGTTGGTCCTCGGACAACACTTTAATGCCATGTTTGTATTGGCCACTCTCCATTGCTGCAGTttcgaaaaaaagaagaaagttGATCAAAATTTAAGTTGCTTTAATTGGCGATGGCTACGTTTTGAAACATTTACATCAcaatttgaaatgaatttcaaaaattcaggGTCACAAACTTTATACAGTTCTTCTTTGTTgctttgtttgctgtttgATCCTTTCTTTCGTCCTTATTTTTCTGAAAGTTACtggcacagcagcagcattttgTTTTGTCATCACCTGACAGTGGAGCAGCTGTTGCCGAGCCATCCCAAATCCAGTTCCACCTCCGATTTTGTATGCTAAACGTGTCAACAAGATTGCTCTACACACCGCATTGCAGTGGTGTTTACTTGGTAATTTTATCAAATGCGGTTGAGAGAAATCGAAACGGAAATTTGGATGGCTGAACTGAAATGAAGTTGAAATTAGTTGAATTCAGAGCACCGTGGTGCGGAACAAGATGGTGAATCCAGCGATTGTGCAGAACATGAAAAGCGCCAGGATACTTCCGCCCAGCAACTGAAAAATCCATTGAGCTacacatatttatatacatatatatcaaaTCGAATTACTTACAAATTGGAAAGGTCTAACATTGCCCCAGCCGGCGATAATTGTGTTGGCCGGGCTGCTCACGGGCAGCAAAAACTGATTGTGCAACGCGGTGGCAAATGGCAGCGAAAAGGAATTTCCctaaaattaaacataaagATTAGTGAAAGCAAACGAATCAGAAATTCCACATGTGAAGGAATCTTATGTTGAAGTGACTCACCGCGGTTACCATGGTGGGCAGTGCCAACTTGGCCACGGTGGTGGCCGGCGACAGCGTGGTCCAAAGTGTTCCAAGCAAGGCACCGCAGATGAAGTTCTTCATATTGAATCCCTTGGTATCGGAGGACATCGAATCCGCCAAGTAGGTGTTCAATCCACAAACAGAGGAACTATAGCTGAAGCTAAAGGCGGCGCCCAACATGAAGATTTCCGCCCAGGGAGTATTGTTGTTAACAGCCTTCCAGCTCAGAAGTGAATTGGCAGGACCCTCCTTCTCCGGCTGGCGGCATACATAGTACCTGCAGAATATATAGTTGGCCGGAATCGCAAAGAAAAGAATGGACATGCCGATGCCGGCTACTGAGAGACCAGATTCCGCCTTATGGTTTATACTATCCCAGCCCGTAAAGATGCGCGGCTTGCGAGTGGCCACCAGCACGAACATTAATAGAATCAAGCTCAAGGCCAGGATGGGATATATTCCCCAGGGACCAAGAGCCTGTTTTCTTTCACTCGCCGCCTGTTTGAAGCCCGCCTTGGCCCCAGCCATTTCCGCCAGATCACGCTTCACACTGCCACCGAGGAGTCCGAGGAAGACGACTTGCAACCAGAAGATCATGACAACGAGACCCAATAGAGCTGGTCCCGCCATTAGCATCGCAATTTCCAGAACTTTAAGGGACCTGGAAAAGTGTAGGCAACTTTAACTTTCGTATCCTTTCGAACTTCAATTAAATCCATAATCACCCCCCAAAACCATCGCTTATCACACCATTGGGATTGACGATGGGCGAAAGACTTGCTGCCAAGGAGGCTGCGTAGCAACAGGTTAGGTAAATTCCGATTACAGGACGCGTGGGATATGGTTTGCTAGGAGGCGGATTATCAAATTATTTGGATAAGGGATAGCTACTGTTATCAAGAACTCACGCTCCAACTTCGTAGGGCTTTTCTTCGGAGTTTAATTGTATCAAACCAGCCTGTAAGAAGTATGTACTATAAGTTAAGATTCAGATGTTAGGTATTTCATACAGTATCGTATTCCACCATCACGGCCTGGGAAATCTTCATCCAAAAGGCAGCGGATATTGTGGGATTCACCAAAATGGACACAATGGCCGCGGCGATGGTCAAGAAAATCTGTAGACTACAGAACACGATATTCTAAAGTAACGTACAACATAGCCATTTAAGGACCTACAATTTCAGACTTCCTCCGACCAAGGAGATGACAATGTAGGCCAAGCGTTCACTCAATTTGGAACTGTCCATCATGATGCCCATGAATATGCCGGAATAAACGAAAAATATGAGATCAGTGTAGTATGATACACTGATCTCCTTAGAGCTCGCAATGCCTGCTATGGGTATAAAAACCATATAGATGAAGGCGGCAGCTCCTCTGGCCATTAAATTTAGGATATATATCAGGTAAAGACATAGTGTTAGATAGATGAAGCGGCAAATCTAAAGGAAATAGGTTAATCAAATGCCTTTGAAAGCCATCCCATCTCTTACCAGTACTGGAGTTCCAATTAAAATGGGTGCCAGTAAAATGGGTATGAACAGAAGTAGAGCTCCTTTGTAGTGGTATTTGCAAAATAATCGGCGATCATCTTGCTCCTCCAG contains the following coding sequences:
- the LOC6612082 gene encoding uncharacterized protein T02E1.7, whose amino-acid sequence is MFERGDTFKLKSKNEFNMVSKTINTLRREIRSIVLKYMPFLVMSYYFMEVFYSVVHTPLVGRERAIVMDVTECFGHFYTCFDVLLTIGAIFLILCTRKEASGVTLLLIGRVVHRLFFSIWTMFFYFLFNDSLDVGSLLLLMAVKINLRDQMDWFQTKYNILLLGGRLCLSSLYIIWIDEGLETLFSIVSFGLLVFIWLGFHCKLFAYLTVVALLYHDVFSNHWSMLWGWNDTLLSIQYFSLLFCKIGGFLMLSELGGGRWSVDGYRKRSGEKWEKKGNYRIIKTQTSA
- the LOC6612083 gene encoding protein I'm not dead yet gives rise to the protein MAAVDYKPGDIPLEEQDDRRLFCKYHYKGALLLFIPILLAPILIGTPVLICRFIYLTLCLYLIYILNLMARGAAAFIYMVFIPIAGIASSKEISVSYYTDLIFFVYSGIFMGIMMDSSKLSERLAYIVISLVGGSLKFLQIFLTIAAAIVSILVNPTISAAFWMKISQAVMVEYDTAGLIQLNSEEKPYEVGAKPYPTRPVIGIYLTCCYAASLAASLSPIVNPNGVISDGFGGSLKVLEIAMLMAGPALLGLVVMIFWLQVVFLGLLGGSVKRDLAEMAGAKAGFKQAASERKQALGPWGIYPILALSLILLMFVLVATRKPRIFTGWDSINHKAESGLSVAGIGMSILFFAIPANYIFCRYYVCRQPEKEGPANSLLSWKAVNNNTPWAEIFMLGAAFSFSYSSSVCGLNTYLADSMSSDTKGFNMKNFICGALLGTLWTTLSPATTVAKLALPTMVTAGNSFSLPFATALHNQFLLPVSSPANTIIAGWGNVRPFQFLLGGSILALFMFCTIAGFTILFRTTVL